The genomic stretch CTCCGCACGTCCAAGTTCATCCCGTTCACCACGCGGGAGGGACTTCCGGCTGATCGGGCCTACACGATCTCGTCGGACCGCAACCGCGGGGTCTGGGTGGGCACCACCGGCGGCCTCGCGCACATCGTCGGCGGGCGCGTCGTTCAGACGCTCACGGCCGCAGACGGGTTGCTCGGCGATGACGTCTCGACGGTGTACGTGCGAGAGAACGGCGACGTGTGGGCCGGGATCGAGGGGGCCGGGCTGTGCCGGATCGTGCGGGGGCGCGTCGAACGGTGCCTCACTCCGCGATCGGGCCTTCCCGACCCGTACGTGATCGCTCTGTACGAGTACGGCGGCACGTTCTGGGTAGGGACCGCGACCGGCCTCAGCCGCTGGGACGGCGAGGCCCTCGTGCCCCTCCGGGCGCCCGGCGCGCCGGAGGCCGCTGTGACGGCGCTGGCGGGCGGCCCCGACGGCGAGCTGTGGATCGGGACCTACGGCGCGGGCTTGTTGCGCTACGACGGCCGGACCGTGGAGCCGGTCCCGGGCACCGAGGGCGACAACGTGCTCTCGCTCCATCGGCGCCGCGACGGCGCGCTGTGGGTCGGCACGGACGGGTCGGGGCTGCTCCTGCTGGACGACGGCCTGTTCCGCGTCTCGACGGCCCAGGGGCTCCCCTCTCAGATCGTCCCTCAGATCTTGGAGGACGAGCAGGGCCGGCTGTGGCTCACCTCCAACCGGGGCGTCGCGGTCGCCTCGGCCGACGCGCTCGCCGAGGCGGCCCGGTCCGGAGCGGCCGTCCAGATGACGCGCTACGGTCGGCCGGACGGGCTGCCCAGCGCCGAGGCCAACGGCGGCAGCCAGCCCGCGGGGGCCCGCGCCACCGACGGGGTGATCTACGTCCCCACCAATGGCGGCGTCGCGCGGATCGACCCGGCGCGCATCCCGACCAACACGCTTCCCCCGCAGGCCATCGTGGAGGTGATGCTGGTCGACGGCACGCGGCTGAAAGTTGGGGACGATCCGATCGTGCTTTCGCCCGGCGCCTCGGAGTTCGAGTTCCGCTACGCCGGGCTGAGCTACCTCTCCCCGAGCCGCGTCCGCCACCGCTTCCGCCTCGACGGCCGCGACCGCGAGTGGACCGCTGCGGGCGCGCGGCGCGCGGCCTACTACACCGACCTCGCGCCGGGCGACTACGTGTTCCGGGTCCAGGCCGCCAACGACGACGGCGTGTGGAGCGACACCGACGCCACGGTCGCGTTCACCGTCGAGCCGCACCTCTGGCAGACCGGCTGGTTCCTGGCGCTCTGCGTGCTCGCCCTGCTTGGTCTGGCCTATGGCGCGACCACGGCGCGGACGGCCCAGCTCCGCGCCCGCGCGGAGCGCCTCGAAGGCGTCGTTGCCGAGCGAACGCGCGAGCTGGCGGACGAAAAGGCACAGGTCGAGCGCCTCAACGGGCAGCTTTCGGACCTGAATGAGACCCTACAGGATCAGGTCCGCGCACAGCTCGCCGAGATCGTCCGCGGGTCCCGGCTGCGGAAGTACTTCCCCAAGAAGGTCGTCGACCGGATTCTGAACCAGGAGGGCGACGTGACCGTGGAGGCCGAGCGGCGTCCGGTGACGGTCGTGTTCACCGACCTGGCGGGCTTCACCAAGCTCTCTGAAGCGACGCCGCCCGCCCGCGTGACGGCGCTCCTCAACGAGTACCTGAACGAGATGGTGGCCCTCATCGACGCCCACGGCGGCACGCTGGACAAGTTCATGGGTGACGGCATCATGGTCCTTTTCGGCGCCGCCGACCCGATGGAGCCGGACGAGCAGGCCCGACGCGCGGTCGACATGGCCGTCCAGATGCAGGCCGCGATGACGCGCCTCCGCGCCGGATGGCGCGCGACCGGCCTCCACGACGACCTCGACCTCCGCATCGGCATCCATCAGGCTGAGGTAACAGTCGGCAACTTCGGCTCTGACGAACTGGTCGAGTTCACAGCCATCGGCCGGGGCGTCAACCTGGCCGCGCGGCTGGAGGGCGCATGCGTGCCCGGCGGCGTGCTCGTGTCCCGCGAGGTCCACGACCGGACCGCCAGCGTGGTCGCGTTCGGCCCCCCACAGACGTTCCGGCTCAAGGGCATCGAGGCGCCCGTGGAGGCGTTCACCGTGGACGCGCCCACGGGAGGCGACGGGGTCGCCTAGCCCACCTCGGCGGCGTGCCCCGTCTCGGCAGGACTCTGTCCAGGGGCACACGCGGCGGCGTGCCCCTACTCCAGCATCGCGCGGACCTCGTCGGCCGCCGCCCCCAGCGCGTCGGCGAGGCCGTCGGGGTTCTTGCCGCCGGCCGTCGCCAGCGTGGGCCGGCCGCCGCCGCCGCCGCCGACGGTCTTCGCCAGCGCGCCGACCAGCTTCCCGGCCTGGACGCCCTGCGCGATCACGTCGTCGGTGACGGACGCGGCGAGGTAGGCTTTGCCCTCCTCCGCGTCGGCCGATCCGAACACGGCGACGCCGCCGCCGCCGGTGGCCGTCATGCGGTTGCGGGCCGTCTCGGCGAGGTCGCGAAGCGTGTCCATGTCGGCCCCCGGGATCTCGCCCGTGGCCACGCGCACGTCGCCGACCGCCTCCGCCTCGGCGAGGATCTGGTCGAGCCCGGCCGCCGCCTGCGCCTTGCGGAGCCCGGCGATGGTCGCCTCCAGCGACTTCACGTCGTTCTGCAGGCCCTCCACCGTCAGCGGGAGGCCGTCGGGGAGCTGCTTGAAGAGGCCGCGCGTGGCGCCCAACTCGTCCAGCTCGCCGCGCATCCAGGCCAGCGCCGCCTCGCCCGCGACGGCTTCCACGCGTCGGACACCCGACGCGACCGAGCCCTCCGACGTGATCGAGAACAGGCCGACCTCGCCCGTCGACTCGACGTGCGTGCCGCCGCACAGCTCGACCGAGATGTCCGGCCCGAACGTGATCACGCGGACCCGCTCGCCGTACTTCTCGCCGAACAGCGCCATTGCGCCTCGCGCCTTGGCCTCGTCGATGGGCACGTCGCGCGCCTCGTCCTTGGGGATGTTCTGGAGCACGAGCGCGTTGACGCGGTCCTCCACGGTCCGCCGCTCCTCGTCGGTCAGCTTCTCGAAGTGCGAGAAGTCGAACCGGAGGCGGTCGGGGGCGACGAGCGAGCCCTTCTGCTGGACGTGCGTGCCGAGCGTCTCGCGGAGGGCGGCGTGCAGCAGGTGGGTCGCCGTGTGGTGGCGCATGATGCGCTGCCGCCGGTCGGCGCCGACGGTGGCGGTCACCTCGGCGTCGCGGTCGTTCGGCAGGCGGTCCACCACGTGGACGATCAGGCCGTCGGCGCCCTTGACGGTGTCGAGGACCCGGAGCACCTCGCCGCCCACGTCGAGGCGGCCGGTGTCGCCGACCTGCCCGCCGGACTCGGCGTAGAACGGGGTCGTGTCGAGCACCAGCTCGTGGCGGGCCTCCTCGCCCTCGCCCACCGTGCGGGTCTTGAGGATGCGCGCGCCGGTGACCTCCAGCCGGTCGTAGCCGACGAAGGTCACCTCGGCGGGGGTGTCGACGGTGGCATCCCACAGGTCGACATCCTCGCCGGCCATCGAGAACCCGGCCGCGGCGCGGGCGCGGTCCCGCTGCTCGCCCATCAGCTCCTCGAACCGGGCCTCGTCCACGATCAGGCCGCGCTCGCGGGCCATCACGGCGGTCAGGTCGGACGGGAAGCCGTACGTGTCGTGGAGAAGGAAGGCGATGTCGCCTGAGAACACACCCTTTTCAGCAGCCGTGACAAACTGATCAATGGCGCCGTCGAGTGAGTCGCTGATCTTCAACAACTCCGCCACGACTGCCTTGATTGGCCCAGTAGGTACGACCTCCATTCCTACGTGCCCACGCGGACTGACGTGCACCTTGGAGGTGTACGCTTTCTCATCTGAGCCACCGTCCCTGTACGACTCAACAACGTCTGCTGTACGGTCGAACATCTCGATCCCGCTCGCCAGCGTCCTCAGGAAGGCTTCCTCCTCGGCCGTGATGATCCGGGCTGCCGTCTCCTGCGTCTCCGCCAGTTCCGGGAACGCCTCGCCCATCTCCCCCACCAGCGCGGGCAGGAGCGACGCCATGAACGGCTCGCGGAGGCCGAGCGCCTGGTAGCCGTAGCGGACCGCCCTCCGAAGAATCCGGCGGAGCACGTAGCCGCGGCCCGTGTTGCCCGGCAGCGCCCCGTCCGCGATGGCGACGGCGAGGGTGCGAACGTGGTCGGCCACGACGCGCATCGCCACGCGGATGCGCTTGTCATCGGCGTCCGCCTCGTCGTAGTCGTCGTACGCCTTCAGGCCGGCCGTCTCGGCGATGGCCGCCAGGATGGGCGTGAAGAGGTCCGTGTCGTAGTTGGACGCCTTGCCCTGGAGCACCGCGCAGATGCGCTCGAAGCCCATGCCCGTGTCGATGTGCTTGTCCGCAAGCGGCGCCAGCACCGTCTGCTCGCCGTCCTTGGTCGCGTCGAACTGGATGAACACCAGGTTCCAGATCTCCATGACCCGCGGGTCGTCCTTGTTGACGAGCTGCTGGCCGGGCGTGATGGCCCGCTCGTGGTCGTCGCGCAGGTCGACGTGGATCTCCGAGCATGGCCCGCACGGCCCGGTCTCGCCCATCATCCAGAAGTTGTCCTTCGACGACTGGTAGAGGATGTGGGCCGGGTCGATGGAGGTCTCCTCGGACCAGAGGTCGGCCGCCTCGGAGTCCGGCCCGAGGCCGAGCGCCTCGTCGCCCTCGTGGACGGTGACGTAGAGGCGGTCGGCGTCGAGGCCCCAGCGGTCGACGAGCAGCTCCCAGGCCCAGGCGATGGCCTCGCGCTTGAAGTAGTCCCCGAAGCTCCAGTTGCCGAGCATCTCGAAGAACGTATGGTGGTACGTGTCGAGGCCGACCTCGTCGAGGTCGTTGTGCTTGCCGGAGACGCGCAGGCACTTCTGGGTGTCCGCCACGCGAACGTACGGGCGGGTGCCCGTCCCGAGAAAGACGTCCTTGAACGGGTTCATGCCCGCGTTGATGAACAGCAGTGTCGGGTCGTCCTGCGGGACGATGGGCGCGCTGGGCACGATCTCGTGGCCTTTCTCGCGGAAGAAGGCGAGGAAGGCGTCGCGGGTCTCCTGGGCGGTCTTCGGGCGGCTCGGCATACGGGCGTCGGTCGGGGGACGAGGAAGCTACCCCGGCCCCTCCCCCGAGGTCCGCCGAGGCGGGGGGATTCGGTGTGAGGGTGACCGGACGGCTGCGGGGGAACCGCGGGCCCTGCCGCAGGCGTCCTCTCCCCCCTCCCATCCACCGTTCTTCGCATGCAGGCCGATACCCTCTTCTCAGGCTCGGTCGTACGCGACACCGTCATCACCGCGGAGGGGGCGCTCCCGCGAACGGCGGCGGACACCGTGAACGTCTCCCTGGCCGAGGCCACCGGCGAGGCCGTCAGCACGGTGCAGGGGTTCGTGGACACCTTCTTCGCCTCGCTGCCGCGCGTGGCGGTGGGGATCGTCGTCCTGCTGTTCTTCTGGCTCGTCGCGAAGGGCGTGCGGAGCGCCATCCACCGGATCACGCCCGGCCCCATCGACTCGCCCATCGGCATGGTGCTGGGGCGCGTGGCGACGGCCTTTCTGCTGGTGCTCGGCGTGCTGGTCGGGCTCGTGGTCGTCTTCCCGACGTTCACGGTGACCGGGCTGGTGGGCGCGCTGGGCGTCGGCGGCGTGGTGATCGGCTTCGCGTTCCAGGACACGTTCCAGAACCTGCTCGCGGGCGTGCTCCTGCTGCTCCGCCAGCCGTTCCGTATCGGCGACGAGATCGTGTCAGGCGACTACACGGGCACTGTCGAGGCCATCGAGACGCGCGCTACCTACATCCGGACCTACGACGGACGCCGCGTCATCATCCCGAACAGCCAGATCTACTCGGACCCGGTGCAGGTCATCACGGCCTACGGCATGGTCCGCAGCCAGTACGACATCGGCATCGGCTACGGCGACAACGTGGACACCGCCAAGCAGATCGCGCTCGACACGGTCGCGGGCATCGAGGGCATCCTGAGCGACCCCGCACCGGACGTGCTGACGTGGGACCTCGCGGGGTCCAGCCTCAACCTCCGCCTCCGCTGGTGGACCGATCCCAGCCGCGCCAGCGTGGTCAAGACGCGCGACCTCGTGCTCCAGAACATCGCCGCGAAGATGGCGCAGGGCGGCATCGACCTGCCGTTCCCGACCCAGGTGGTGCTCTTCCACGACCAGACCGAGGAGACCGACGGCGACCGGACGCGCCAGCGCGAGGGCTGGCCTGCGGGCGACAACCCGCCCCGTCCCGCCCGACTCGCCGACGCCGAGCGGCGCGGCGAGAGCGCCTAGAACGCGAACCCGAAACCGACCTCCGGCTGGATCCGCGGCCGCTCCCGTCCCGGATCGGCTGCGCTCAGCAGGGCGCCAGCGCGCACGGAGAGGCGCGGCGCCGACGGTGACCGTCCCGGATCGTTCGCCCCGAGGGAAAGCACGGACCGCGCCCCGGCGTAGACGTGGGGAATGATGGCGACCTGACGCACCGTCCCGGTGTACTGACCGAGTCGGTCCGTCAGCGTGACGGTCGTGTTGGTCACCGACAAGCCGACGCCGCCCTGGGCCTCCAGCGTCTGCGGGCCCACGGCCCCCAGCAGCAGCGCCCGCCCGACCGGATCGGCGGTGTTCGCGAACGGGTTGGCATTGGCGAAGCCCACCCCGAGGCGGGCGCGGAGGTGGTCGTCGATCTGGATTTCGGCGTCCATCCCGACTCCGCCCGGGTAGGCGCCCTTCAGGCTCACCATCAGGTCGTAGCGGTACTGGTGCGCCTCCACTGCGGGCGGGCTCGGCTGGGCGAGCACGGGCGCGGCCAGAGACAGGGCGAGAAGGCAGGCGAGTCGACGCATGAGAGGCGGGGTCGTGGATGCCTCCAAGGTCCGGCGCCAGCCTGAGCGACGGATGGTCTGATCCTACCAGCCTCCCCGGTCCCTACAGCCCGCGTGCCCGGTCCGCCTCGACGCGCTCCTGGAGGGCCTCGAAGGTGTCGCCACCGTAGCGCTCGAGGAGCGCGACGGCGATCT from Rubrivirga sp. SAORIC476 encodes the following:
- a CDS encoding two-component regulator propeller domain-containing protein — encoded protein: MILRLPLVLAATLALCLSASAQAPSLNRLDGDRAVTQLAADAWGDAEGLPQSRVEAITQSTDGHLWFGTQEGLARFDGVTFTVLGRGEDELPDADIRALAPGPDGGVWVGTRRGGLVFVDQNLGVRAYGTEAGLPSLAVAALAVAPDGAVWAGTFDGLCRLAPGADRVQCLGVDDGLPTSYVRVLVRGSNGTLWVGTREGLARIVGGRVEDLTRLGGAAAEPIGALAEGSGGTLWVGPLSEEPLALLTRGRLRPRPDVAPGVPIEALYVDTGGALWVGTGGGGLRRVQGQSVETLAEASGADLATVLALLQDREGSLWIGTGGGGLARLRTSKFIPFTTREGLPADRAYTISSDRNRGVWVGTTGGLAHIVGGRVVQTLTAADGLLGDDVSTVYVRENGDVWAGIEGAGLCRIVRGRVERCLTPRSGLPDPYVIALYEYGGTFWVGTATGLSRWDGEALVPLRAPGAPEAAVTALAGGPDGELWIGTYGAGLLRYDGRTVEPVPGTEGDNVLSLHRRRDGALWVGTDGSGLLLLDDGLFRVSTAQGLPSQIVPQILEDEQGRLWLTSNRGVAVASADALAEAARSGAAVQMTRYGRPDGLPSAEANGGSQPAGARATDGVIYVPTNGGVARIDPARIPTNTLPPQAIVEVMLVDGTRLKVGDDPIVLSPGASEFEFRYAGLSYLSPSRVRHRFRLDGRDREWTAAGARRAAYYTDLAPGDYVFRVQAANDDGVWSDTDATVAFTVEPHLWQTGWFLALCVLALLGLAYGATTARTAQLRARAERLEGVVAERTRELADEKAQVERLNGQLSDLNETLQDQVRAQLAEIVRGSRLRKYFPKKVVDRILNQEGDVTVEAERRPVTVVFTDLAGFTKLSEATPPARVTALLNEYLNEMVALIDAHGGTLDKFMGDGIMVLFGAADPMEPDEQARRAVDMAVQMQAAMTRLRAGWRATGLHDDLDLRIGIHQAEVTVGNFGSDELVEFTAIGRGVNLAARLEGACVPGGVLVSREVHDRTASVVAFGPPQTFRLKGIEAPVEAFTVDAPTGGDGVA
- the alaS gene encoding alanine--tRNA ligase; the encoded protein is MPSRPKTAQETRDAFLAFFREKGHEIVPSAPIVPQDDPTLLFINAGMNPFKDVFLGTGTRPYVRVADTQKCLRVSGKHNDLDEVGLDTYHHTFFEMLGNWSFGDYFKREAIAWAWELLVDRWGLDADRLYVTVHEGDEALGLGPDSEAADLWSEETSIDPAHILYQSSKDNFWMMGETGPCGPCSEIHVDLRDDHERAITPGQQLVNKDDPRVMEIWNLVFIQFDATKDGEQTVLAPLADKHIDTGMGFERICAVLQGKASNYDTDLFTPILAAIAETAGLKAYDDYDEADADDKRIRVAMRVVADHVRTLAVAIADGALPGNTGRGYVLRRILRRAVRYGYQALGLREPFMASLLPALVGEMGEAFPELAETQETAARIITAEEEAFLRTLASGIEMFDRTADVVESYRDGGSDEKAYTSKVHVSPRGHVGMEVVPTGPIKAVVAELLKISDSLDGAIDQFVTAAEKGVFSGDIAFLLHDTYGFPSDLTAVMARERGLIVDEARFEELMGEQRDRARAAAGFSMAGEDVDLWDATVDTPAEVTFVGYDRLEVTGARILKTRTVGEGEEARHELVLDTTPFYAESGGQVGDTGRLDVGGEVLRVLDTVKGADGLIVHVVDRLPNDRDAEVTATVGADRRQRIMRHHTATHLLHAALRETLGTHVQQKGSLVAPDRLRFDFSHFEKLTDEERRTVEDRVNALVLQNIPKDEARDVPIDEAKARGAMALFGEKYGERVRVITFGPDISVELCGGTHVESTGEVGLFSITSEGSVASGVRRVEAVAGEAALAWMRGELDELGATRGLFKQLPDGLPLTVEGLQNDVKSLEATIAGLRKAQAAAGLDQILAEAEAVGDVRVATGEIPGADMDTLRDLAETARNRMTATGGGGVAVFGSADAEEGKAYLAASVTDDVIAQGVQAGKLVGALAKTVGGGGGGRPTLATAGGKNPDGLADALGAAADEVRAMLE
- a CDS encoding mechanosensitive ion channel domain-containing protein, yielding MQADTLFSGSVVRDTVITAEGALPRTAADTVNVSLAEATGEAVSTVQGFVDTFFASLPRVAVGIVVLLFFWLVAKGVRSAIHRITPGPIDSPIGMVLGRVATAFLLVLGVLVGLVVVFPTFTVTGLVGALGVGGVVIGFAFQDTFQNLLAGVLLLLRQPFRIGDEIVSGDYTGTVEAIETRATYIRTYDGRRVIIPNSQIYSDPVQVITAYGMVRSQYDIGIGYGDNVDTAKQIALDTVAGIEGILSDPAPDVLTWDLAGSSLNLRLRWWTDPSRASVVKTRDLVLQNIAAKMAQGGIDLPFPTQVVLFHDQTEETDGDRTRQREGWPAGDNPPRPARLADAERRGESA